From one Lolium rigidum isolate FL_2022 chromosome 4, APGP_CSIRO_Lrig_0.1, whole genome shotgun sequence genomic stretch:
- the LOC124706068 gene encoding uncharacterized protein LOC124706068: protein MADESDGTAVESPREDPDAITSQGEEEEDDEGFTFAPATRLPGGGAFGDGRVIGHVYPVFGRPRSPPPTQQPEEEEAGTATVRVPLRQLLLAERGSSSPSTQEPDDDADSELDGVPAETYCLWSPGTSPSASTSPAQFPKSGSTGSVLRWRQRLQVGRSHSDGKEKFVFLQEDAAGSSASPGRDGRAGGIHSWSYYGRGRGSGRGSRRSSPATFLPYKQDLVGLFANASALRRSYHPF, encoded by the coding sequence ATGGCGGACGAGAGCGACGGCACGGCTGTGGAGAGCCCTCGAGAAGATCCAGACGCTATCACCTCTCAaggcgaagaagaggaggacgacgaggggtTCACCTTCGCCCCTGCGACGCGTCTGCCCGGCGGCGGCGCGTTCGGCGACGGCCGCGTGATCGGGCACGTGTACCCGGTCTTCGGTCGCCCGCGTTCGCCGCCTCCGACGCAGCAGcctgaggaggaggaagcgggcaCGGCGACGGTGCGGGTCCCGCTGCGGCAGCTCCTCCTGGCGGAGCGCGGCTCATCCTCCCCGTCCACACAAGAACCCGACGACGACGCAGACAGCGAGCTGGACGGGGTGCCGGCGGAGACATACTGCCTGTGGTCCCCGGGGACCTCGCCCTCCGCGTCCACATCCCCGGCGCAGTTCCCGAAGAGCGGGTCGACGGGGTCGGTCCTGCGGTGGCGCCAGCGGCTGCAGGTCGGGCGCAGCCACAGCGACGGCAAGGAGAAGTTCGTGTTCCTGCAGGAGGACGCGGCCGGATCCTCGGCCTCCCCCGGGCGCGACGGGAGGGCCGGCGGTATCCATAGCTGGAGCTACTACGGCAGAGGCAGGGGAAGCGGCAGGGGGAGCCgcaggtcgtcgccggcgacgttccTCCCGTACAAACAGGACCTCGTCGGGCTCTTCGCGAACGCCAGCGCCCTCCGCCGGAGCTACCACCCCTTCTAA